GGCACAGTTGCGTCAATGCCCATTTTGTCGCTGAGGCCGTCGTTGCTCGAAGGGTCTAGTTTGTTGCCGAGGGCGTCATTGACGACAACAAGGTCGCGGCCGGCCTGGAAGCGGGTGGCTATCGCCCACTCGACGTCAACCGGGTCGAAGATATCGACATCTTTGTCGACTACAACTACACGCTTAACTTCCTGGCTACTGGCAAAAGCGGCGAACATGGCGTTTTTGGCTTCGCCCTCGTTCTGCTTATCTATTGCGATAACGGCATGGTAGCGACAAGTACCGCCGGGGGTGAGGTGGACGGCCAGCGCGTTGGGCACTGCGCCTTTGATTACCTGCAGCATTCCGCCTTCGCGGGGGATGGCGCCCAGGAGCAAGTGTTCCATGGTTGCCGGTACGATGGTGTGATATATCGGCTTCCTGCGAGTGGTCACGGCCGTCAGCTCGATAACAGGCTTGGGGGATGCCGGCCCGTAGTATTTGGGATATTCGCCGAACGGCCCTTCGACTTCACGGATATCCGGCAATAAGCGCCCTTCAAGCACAATTTCAGCATGCGCCGGGACGTTCAAATCCACGGTTTCGCCTTTGACTAGCTCAAGCGGCTGGTCGTAGAGGGCGCTGGCGAGAGTGTATTCGTCATAACCAAGCGGGGCTATGGCCTGTGAAGCCAGAAGTAGGATGGGGTCGACCCCGATGGCGATCGCCACATCCAGTGGCTTGCCTTTCGCTTCTGCCGCCCGGTGAAAGTGCGACAGGTGGCGGGGCAGGATAAGTATCCCGAGACGGTTGGGGCCGAGGACGTGGAGCCGGTGAATGGAGAGGTTGCCAGCCCCGGTTGCGGGGTCCTTGGATATCAGCACGCCGGCTGTTATATATGGTCCGCCGTCTTTTTCGTGGTGAACGGGGATTGGTAGTTTGCCGAGGTCGACGGACAGCTCGATAATTTCTTTTACCGGCGCCTGGTTTTTATCGATTACGACACAGTCCCTGGGCGCGGCCTGGGCAGCGGCCACCGTGGACACCAGGTTGTCAGTCGGTACGCCGAGCGCGGCCGCGAACATGGCGCGGGTGCTGGCGAGGCCGGTTACGACGGGAGTTGCGGAGCCGGCAACATTATTGAACATCAGCGCGTACTTGCCGTCGGCTTTTTTCCCGAGGCCGGCAAGCTCGTACTTGGGGCTTACTTCGCGGCTTACCGTCTTGAGCAAGTCGTCGCCCTTTAGTACTTCAAGCCAGTCGCGCAGCGACTTGATACCCATAGGTTTCACCCTCCTGAGCCTGTTACTTGGGTAGCTTTCCAGATAAGCTGTCGCGGGTATTCGGTAAGAATCTCGTTGGTCCGCTCGCCGACATATATGCAATCGGTAATCCGGGGTCCGCCGATGTCCGGCCTATAGATGGTCGGCAGCAGCAGGTCTACGACCATGCCAGCCTCTATCATCTCGCTCCGCCCCTTGCCGATGATAGGATAGAATTCCGACTGCCTCAGTCCGACGCCGTAGCCGGCGTAATCTAGATAGTGATTTTCCCATCCGCCGGCGGCAACGACCTGCCGCGCGGCACTGTCGACTTCGGCGGCGGTTGCCCCGGGGCGAAGCGCCCGGATGGCCGCCTCCTGGGCCTCGAGGAGCAGGTCGTATACCGCCACCCTGCCGGCCGCCACCTCACCAACCGCGACAGTCCTGCACATCTTGGCGCAGTAGCCCCGGCAGGTGGCGCCGAGGTGGATAACGACGATTTCTCCGCCGGCTATTGCCTTGACCGACGCGCAGGGATGAGTGAGAAGGATCCGTTCGCCTGATACCACCTGCGGCCTGAAGGGCGAGCCGTCGGAGCCGGCTTTGAGCATGGCGTACTCGGCTTCTGCGAGCACCTCGCATTCACGGACGCCCGGCCGCACCGCCTGAGCAGCGGCAGCCATGCCGGCAGCCACGATGCGGCCGGCCTCGCGCATGAGGGCAACCTCATCCTCGTCTTTGATAGCGCGGAGCCTGTAGAACAGATCGCCCGCGTTGATAAAGTTGTCCTGGACAAAGGCCTGGCGGAAAGCATCAAACACCCCGAAGGCGACGAAGTAGCGCTCGAATCCGATGCGTGGCGCGCTATAACCGAATTGCCGTATTTTTTCTATGCACTTGACAGCCAGCGATTCGCGCGGGAACTGGTATCCGAAGGTAGCGAGACCGGATTGCCGGCGGACATAATCGGCGTCCAGCGCAATAGTTACAGCGCAGGCCTCGCCCTCACGGGGTATGATTACGGCCAGGCACTCGATCTGGGTGAGCCCGGTGAAATAGATGAGGTTCTCGCGGTTGTTGACGAAGAGGATGTCGAGGCCTTGGTCGGCCATCATCCGCTGGGCCTTTTCGATCCGATGCGGAAACACCGCCGTCATGTTCTCACCTCGCGGGATTATACCTGTTTCGCTTTTGCCAATTCAATGGCGACGTCGATAATGATATCTTCCTGACCACCGACTGTTTTGCGGCGCCCCATTTCGATAAGGATGTCCCGGGCGTCGACGCTAAATTTTTCGGCAGCCCGACGGGCGTGTAGCATGAAGCTGCCGTAGGCACCGGCGTAGCCGATGGCCAGTGCTTCATTCGAGATGATCTGCGGCCGATGCATGATACCGTCGAGCACTTCGCCGATGTCCATAGCCTTGTAAAGATCGATGCCTGTCGTCCGGCCCATTTTGTTGAGCACGGCCGTCAGCACCTCCAGTTGGGCGTTGCCCGCCCCGGCGCCAAGACCGCGCAGGCAAGCATCAACGGACTCCGCGCCTGCATCGATGGCTGCTAAGGTATTGCCGATGGCAAGTCCGAGGTTATTGTGAGCGTGGAAGCCGACCGGCAGTTTAACCGCCGCCTTGACGGCGAGGATGCGCTCGGCTACGTCACCGGGAACCATCGCCCCGGCAGAGTCGGTGACATATATCATGTCAGCGCCGTAACTTTCAAAGAGTTTGGCCTGCTCGGCCACTTTTTCGGGCGACGCCATATGGGCCATCATCAGAAAGCCGACGGCTTCAAGGCCATGCTTCTTGGCAAAGCCGATGTGCTGTTCGCCGACATCGGCCTCGGTGACGTGGGTGGCCACCCGGACAGTGCTAACCCCGTATTCCATCGCTTCTT
Above is a genomic segment from Sporomusaceae bacterium containing:
- a CDS encoding UbiD family decarboxylase, whose amino-acid sequence is MGIKSLRDWLEVLKGDDLLKTVSREVSPKYELAGLGKKADGKYALMFNNVAGSATPVVTGLASTRAMFAAALGVPTDNLVSTVAAAQAAPRDCVVIDKNQAPVKEIIELSVDLGKLPIPVHHEKDGGPYITAGVLISKDPATGAGNLSIHRLHVLGPNRLGILILPRHLSHFHRAAEAKGKPLDVAIAIGVDPILLLASQAIAPLGYDEYTLASALYDQPLELVKGETVDLNVPAHAEIVLEGRLLPDIREVEGPFGEYPKYYGPASPKPVIELTAVTTRRKPIYHTIVPATMEHLLLGAIPREGGMLQVIKGAVPNALAVHLTPGGTCRYHAVIAIDKQNEGEAKNAMFAAFASSQEVKRVVVVDKDVDIFDPVDVEWAIATRFQAGRDLVVVNDALGNKLDPSSNDGLSDKMGIDATVPLGSDPFRFEKIRIPGEKLLDLAAYIDKP
- a CDS encoding Xaa-Pro peptidase family protein, which gives rise to MTAVFPHRIEKAQRMMADQGLDILFVNNRENLIYFTGLTQIECLAVIIPREGEACAVTIALDADYVRRQSGLATFGYQFPRESLAVKCIEKIRQFGYSAPRIGFERYFVAFGVFDAFRQAFVQDNFINAGDLFYRLRAIKDEDEVALMREAGRIVAAGMAAAAQAVRPGVRECEVLAEAEYAMLKAGSDGSPFRPQVVSGERILLTHPCASVKAIAGGEIVVIHLGATCRGYCAKMCRTVAVGEVAAGRVAVYDLLLEAQEAAIRALRPGATAAEVDSAARQVVAAGGWENHYLDYAGYGVGLRQSEFYPIIGKGRSEMIEAGMVVDLLLPTIYRPDIGGPRITDCIYVGERTNEILTEYPRQLIWKATQVTGSGG
- the dmpG gene encoding 4-hydroxy-2-oxovalerate aldolase, with the translated sequence MMKPIRIIDATLRDGMHAVSHQLTPAQMAQIAAGLDAAGVGTLEVGHGDGLGGSSMQYGFARASDKEYLAAVSKAVKNARLDVLLIPGIGTIEHLEEAMEYGVSTVRVATHVTEADVGEQHIGFAKKHGLEAVGFLMMAHMASPEKVAEQAKLFESYGADMIYVTDSAGAMVPGDVAERILAVKAAVKLPVGFHAHNNLGLAIGNTLAAIDAGAESVDACLRGLGAGAGNAQLEVLTAVLNKMGRTTGIDLYKAMDIGEVLDGIMHRPQIISNEALAIGYAGAYGSFMLHARRAAEKFSVDARDILIEMGRRKTVGGQEDIIIDVAIELAKAKQV